The proteins below come from a single Vidua chalybeata isolate OUT-0048 chromosome 1, bVidCha1 merged haplotype, whole genome shotgun sequence genomic window:
- the CRTAP gene encoding cartilage-associated protein isoform X1, whose translation MWVAALAALLAVAGAQYERYSFRSFPRDELMPLESAYRYGLDQYSTENWPESVSYLEVSMRLYRLLRDSEAFCHRNCSTAGQPPPAPAGAALEELRLLSGVLRRAQCLRRCKQGLPAFRQAQPGRELLEEFQRREPYKYLQFAYFKANNLPKAIAAAHTFLLKHPDDEMMQRNMAYYKSIPDAEEHIKDLETKPYENLFVRAVRAYNGDNWRTSISDMELALPDFFKAYDDCIAACEGSREITDFKDFYLSIADHYVEVLACKVQCESNLTPIIGGFVVEKFVATMYHYLQFAYYKLNDMKNAASCAASYLLFDEKDEVMKQNMVYYQYHKDKWGLKEEDFQPRSEAVRYHNITTLQLEMYEFAKEHLMDDDEETSREYRQSRNSTKCMFHLCSG comes from the exons ATGTGGGTGGCGGCGCTGGCGGCGCTGCTGGCGGTGGCGGGGGCGCAGTACGAGCGCTACAGCTTCCGCAGCTTCCCGCGGGACGAGCTGATGCCGCTGGAGTCGGCCTATCGCTACGGGCTGGACCAGTACAGCACCGAGAACTGGCCCGAGAGCGTCAGCTACCTGGAGGTCAGCATGCGGCTGTACCGCCTGCTGCGCGACAGCGAGGCGTTCTGCCACCGCAACTGCAGCACGGCCGGGCagccgccccccgcgcccgccggcGCGGCGCTGGAGGAGCTGCGCCTCCTGTCCGGGGTGCTGCGGCGGGCGCAGTGCCTGCGGCGCTGCAAGCAGGGGCTGCCCGCCTTCCGACAGGCGCAGCCCGGTCGCGAGCTGCTCGAGGAGTTCCAGCGCCGCGAGCCCTACAAGTACCTGCAGTTCGCCTACTTCAAG GCTAATAATCTTCCAAAAGCTATTGCAGCAGCTCACACATTTCTTCTGAAGCATCCAGATGATGAAATGATGCAAAGAAATATGGCCTACTATAAGAGCATACCTGATGCTGAGGAGCATATTAAAGACTTGGAGACAAAGCCTTATGAG AATCTCTTTGTCAGGGCTGTGAGAGCGTACAATGGTGACAATTGGCGGACATCCATCTCAGATATGGAACTGGCTCTTCCTGATTTCTTCAAAGCCTACGATGACTGCATAGCAGCTTGTGAAGGCTCCCGAGAGATCACAGATTTTAAAGACTTCTATCTTTCCATTGCAG aTCATTATGTTGAAGTCCTTGCATGCAAAGTGCAGTGTGAGAGCAATCTGACACCCATTATAGGAGGCTTTGTCGTTGAAAAATTTGTGGCCACCATGTACCATTACTTGCAGTTTGCATATTATAAAT TGAATGACATGAAGAATGCAGCTTCTTGTGCTGCCAGTTACCTTCTGTTTGACGAGAAAGATGAAGTAATGAAACAGAACATGGTCTATTACCAGTACCACAAAGACAAATGGGGACTTAAAGAGGAGGATTTTCAGCCCAGATCG GAGGCAGTTCGATACCACAACATTACCACACTCCAGCTGGAAATGTATGAATTCGCGAAGGAACATCTGATGGATGATGATGAG GAGACTTCCAGGGAGTACAGACAGAGCAGGAATAGCACAAAG
- the CRTAP gene encoding cartilage-associated protein isoform X2: MWVAALAALLAVAGAQYERYSFRSFPRDELMPLESAYRYGLDQYSTENWPESVSYLEVSMRLYRLLRDSEAFCHRNCSTAGQPPPAPAGAALEELRLLSGVLRRAQCLRRCKQGLPAFRQAQPGRELLEEFQRREPYKYLQFAYFKANNLPKAIAAAHTFLLKHPDDEMMQRNMAYYKSIPDAEEHIKDLETKPYENLFVRAVRAYNGDNWRTSISDMELALPDFFKAYDDCIAACEGSREITDFKDFYLSIADHYVEVLACKVQCESNLTPIIGGFVVEKFVATMYHYLQFAYYKLNDMKNAASCAASYLLFDEKDEVMKQNMVYYQYHKDKWGLKEEDFQPRSEAVRYHNITTLQLEMYEFAKEHLMDDDEGEVVEFLDELLEVEEKKES, encoded by the exons ATGTGGGTGGCGGCGCTGGCGGCGCTGCTGGCGGTGGCGGGGGCGCAGTACGAGCGCTACAGCTTCCGCAGCTTCCCGCGGGACGAGCTGATGCCGCTGGAGTCGGCCTATCGCTACGGGCTGGACCAGTACAGCACCGAGAACTGGCCCGAGAGCGTCAGCTACCTGGAGGTCAGCATGCGGCTGTACCGCCTGCTGCGCGACAGCGAGGCGTTCTGCCACCGCAACTGCAGCACGGCCGGGCagccgccccccgcgcccgccggcGCGGCGCTGGAGGAGCTGCGCCTCCTGTCCGGGGTGCTGCGGCGGGCGCAGTGCCTGCGGCGCTGCAAGCAGGGGCTGCCCGCCTTCCGACAGGCGCAGCCCGGTCGCGAGCTGCTCGAGGAGTTCCAGCGCCGCGAGCCCTACAAGTACCTGCAGTTCGCCTACTTCAAG GCTAATAATCTTCCAAAAGCTATTGCAGCAGCTCACACATTTCTTCTGAAGCATCCAGATGATGAAATGATGCAAAGAAATATGGCCTACTATAAGAGCATACCTGATGCTGAGGAGCATATTAAAGACTTGGAGACAAAGCCTTATGAG AATCTCTTTGTCAGGGCTGTGAGAGCGTACAATGGTGACAATTGGCGGACATCCATCTCAGATATGGAACTGGCTCTTCCTGATTTCTTCAAAGCCTACGATGACTGCATAGCAGCTTGTGAAGGCTCCCGAGAGATCACAGATTTTAAAGACTTCTATCTTTCCATTGCAG aTCATTATGTTGAAGTCCTTGCATGCAAAGTGCAGTGTGAGAGCAATCTGACACCCATTATAGGAGGCTTTGTCGTTGAAAAATTTGTGGCCACCATGTACCATTACTTGCAGTTTGCATATTATAAAT TGAATGACATGAAGAATGCAGCTTCTTGTGCTGCCAGTTACCTTCTGTTTGACGAGAAAGATGAAGTAATGAAACAGAACATGGTCTATTACCAGTACCACAAAGACAAATGGGGACTTAAAGAGGAGGATTTTCAGCCCAGATCG GAGGCAGTTCGATACCACAACATTACCACACTCCAGCTGGAAATGTATGAATTCGCGAAGGAACATCTGATGGATGATGATGAG